The genomic window CCGCTATGGGAGATCGGCGGGCCGGTCAGCTGTGTGATGTCTGTCGGCCGGTCGAGTCACGTCGCGTCCACCGCGTCGGCCACCTCCGACGGGGCGGCCTCGAGGACGATTTCGACGCGGCTGCCGCCCAGTTCGGACGCCGAAAACGAGATGGAGCCGCCGTAGCTATCGACCATCCAGCGGACGAGCCAGAGGCCGAGCCCGCTGCTGTGGGTGAGCTGCGTGATGTCGCTCTCGCCGGTGATAACGTCGATCTCGGCGGGCGGGATCCCGGGACCGTCGTCGGCGATCGAGAGCCGGACCCGATCGCGCTCGCGATCGGCCGAAATTTCGACGGTCGGTGCCGGTCCCGCGTGTCGAACCGCGTTCTCGAGGAGGTTGTCGACGACGAGTCCCAGTCCCGCGTCGGCCCAGGCCCGACAGTCGCCAGTCGTCGAGACGGAGACGGTCGCGGCTTCGTCCTCGACGGCAGCGACGGCGTCCGCCGCGACTGCGCCGACGTCGACCGGCCGCAGGTCGTCGTCCCGGTCGAGCGCGTCTTGGATGGCCCGGGTCTTCTCGCTGGTGCGGGCGAGATCGGTCGCGGTCTCCCGGAGCGTGCCGGCGGCGTCCGTGAGATCGCCGTCCTCGAGTCGCTCGCGGAGGAGTTCGGCGTAGCCGATGACGACGGTGAGATCGTTCCGGAGGTTGTGCCGGAGGACGCGGTTGAGCACCTGCAGGTACTGCTCGCGCTCCTTGCGCCGGGTGATGTCCCTGACGACGCTGACCGCGCCGCGGAACGTTTCGTTCTCGATCTCGTCCGCATCGCGGGGTAACAGCGAGCACTCGATCTCGACCGGAAACTGCTCGCCGTCGGCGGTCGCGTAGGTGGCCTCGAAGGCGCCGCTCTCTTTCTGGGGCTCCTCGAGCAACTCTTCGACGTGTTCGACCGCGCGATCGTACGAGTCGTCCTCGAAGATGAGAGGGACGGGTTCGCCGATGAGTTCCTCGCGGTCGTATCCCAGCCGCTCGGCGAGGGGGTCGGTCACCAGCGTCAGCCGGGCGTCTCCGTTGACCGCGTACACCATCCCCTCGACAGTCTCGAGGACCCGTTCGTGCCGGCGAAGCTCCTCGCCGCGATCGGTTCGCTCGAGCGCGGCGGCCGCGCTGGCCGTCAGCAGTCGTGCGAGCCGGACGTGGCGGTCGTCGAACGTATCGCTGACCGGTGACCCGACGTTGAGGAGTCCGTGGTCGCCGATCGGGACGCACATCATCTCGGGGAGCCGTTCGTACTCGTCTGCCCGGCCGGTCCGGACGTCCGCGAAGATGATCGGCTCACGGCGGCGGAACGCCTCGCCCATATCGCTGTCGCGAATCTCGACTCGTTCTCGCTCGTCGAACAGCTGGTTGAGGGCGTCGGAGGCGGCCGTCAGGGCCAACTCCTCCGTTTCCGGATCGTGGAGGCGAACGGTGACCATGTCGAACCCGAGGACGCGCTCGGCGGCGTCGACGACGATGTCCGCGACGGCCGCGCGCGACTCACAGGAGAACAGCGCCCGCGTCGCCTCGAGCAGTTCGGCCTCTCGCTCGTGGCGCTCGGTGGTGTCGGTCGCGGATCCGTGGCCGGCCGAGACGGCCGCGATACGATCGACGAGCGTCTCGTCGGTCCCGCGGACGAAATACTCCGTCGCCCCCGCACGCGTCGCGGCCGCCGCGGCGGTCCCGTCAGGCACTGCCGTCACGTAGATGATCGGTACCGCCGGCGCTCGCTCGCGTACCGCAGCGACGGTCCCGACGCGGTCGGCGTCGGTCGCGTCGATGACCACGCAGTCGACGGCGGCCGTTTCGAGACGGGCGATGGCCGCCGCTCGATCCGCCGGCGCGGCGACATCGAACGCGGCTCTCTCGAGATCGCGTGGCGGCGTCGCCCCGTCTCCGACGAAGACGACGTGCTGTTCGGTTCCGGTCACTGTCTATCCGACGAAAGTAGTCGTCGGTGATTACTGTTGTGGCACGCCGATACGAGGCAGACGAAAATCGACGACTGCACCTACGGAATCGGTTCCTCGAGGTGAGCCCAGCCGATCGCGTCGAGCACGACGATCCGGTCGTTGTACCGGACGTAGACGCCGTTGTACTCGTCGCCGTCGGCGTCGTAATAGGGCAGCGTCTGGCGGATACTGTCGACGACGGACCACGCGCCGTCGCGTTCGAGCGTGATATGTTCCCACTCCTCGTGTGCGCCGTGACGGATCGCCCGGTCGAGCGCTCTGCGCGCGCCGGGAATCTCGCCGAGTCGTTGTGCGGACGCGTCGACGACGATGGCGTCGTCCGGGATGTCTTCCGACTCGATGACGCGTGCGCCGAGGTTTGCCTTCGATCGTGATGTGCGGGCCGCTGACTGCTCCGAATGCAGGACGTAGCCGGCCACGGCAGCCGTCCCCACCGCGAGGAGCGACAGGGCCATGTCTTTACCCCTAATCATTAGCGAGTATCTTACAGTAACTGACTAAGTATCTTTCGCAAGAATGTTCGTTACTAAGGGGTTCGTCGCCGAAAAACCAACCGACTAAAGCAGGCGGCCGACGTTGGCCGAGAGCAGGCCCGCGACGACCAACAGCCCGAGTGCGGCCACCGCTGCGGCACGGAACACCGGCAGCGCATCGCGAGCGGGTTCGCGGATCTTCTTCCCGGTGAGGCCGGCCTCGAACCGTTTCGTCCCGATTTCGACGAGCGCGGTCAGGACCAACCAGAGCGCGACCATCGCGATCACCAGTCGGCCGTTAGTGGAGCCGAACAGCGTCTCAGTCGTGTATGTTCGGCCGGCCAGATGGCCGCCGGTGAGAAAGAGAAGGAGCGAGCTCACCCGCGAAACCGTCGTCAGTTTCCCCGAGATGACCTCGAGCGGCCGGGTCGTGTTGAACGCGCCGTCGCGTGCGAGCGGGATGACGACGGCGGCGACGAAACAGACGCTACCGGCCCAGAGTGCGGCAAAGACCAGATGGATCGTTCTGGCGGCGAGCACGTCGACCATACGGGGTCGCTCGGAGAGCGGCCGTATCAGGGTTCCGACTTCCGACCGACTGAGAGTCCGCTCGAGACGAACGTCGAAACCCGGTCTGTCACTCGAGCCAGTCGGGCGTCCACGCGACCAGTCGTCGCCGGAGGAGCGCGTAGACCAGCGAGACGACCACCCCGCCGACGATCGCGGCGGTGAGCCACCCGTCGAAGACGAGCAGCGCCGGGATCGCGAGCGCGATACCGAGAGCGGCGTCCTCGGGCGCGCCGTCGTAGCGGATCAACCGCCGGGGGCGGAGCCACCGCCCGCGGACGTGGTCGTAGACCGCGCGCTCCGTGCGCTCGTTCCACGGGTCCATTTCCGGGCCGCCGCCGAGGGAATCGCTCGCGGCGTGGAGCCACGCGGTGACGGCGAACGCGGCGACGCCGACGGTGAGCGCTGCGGGGACGATGGTGGCGATGACGACCGCAGGAACGGCGACCGCGAGTCCGGCGACTGGAAAGTGCAGCGTCCGCCGATGCGTGAAGACGAGGTCGAAATCGGGGGCGAGCCCGCCGAGGATCGCGCCGACCGCGAGCGCGACCGCGAACTCGGGGACGACGTACGCCACCGGCGCGACGACCGCGAGCCCGGTAAACACGTGGGTCGTCGCCATCATCGGTGTCTCACTCGAGCGGAGGGTCGGGAACGGGAAAACGGTACGCGAACCGGCACGCTCGTGACGACGCCGCGTCGATCGTCGCCGCACCGACGAGGCTCACGCGAGCCGCGAGGGGTCACTCGACGTTCTCGCCCTGATAGCTGCCGTCGTAGAGGTCCTCGTGGTTCGCTTCCGCGAACACCAACTGCGCGATCCGGGCCCCGCGCTCGAGTTCGATGTCGTGGTGGACCTGCAACAGGCCCTCGCCGCGGCCCTCGTAGCCCGCGTCCCAGACCGCGGTGTTGAGCATACAGGAGTTGCGCATGAGCGACGAGCGGGGGTAGACAAAGCCGATGTGGCCCTCGGGGATCTCGATTCGTTCGCCGTACCGGACGATGTAGGCACCCTCGGGCAGGTAGTAGGTGGCGGGCTCTTTCTGCTCGAGTTCCTCGAGCGGACGGGCGACCCGGTCGCCGATCTGTTTCCCGTCCCGGCCGATACGGCCCGGTTCCAGTTGCTCGAAGACGACGTCGGCGGTGAGATCCACCCCATTTGGCTGGACCTGCGAATCGGTCGTCGGCGAGACGTGGTCGGCGACGAAGGCACCGGATCGGAACATGACGGTCTCTGTCCACCTAACGCCGCGGCGACGGGAAAAGCGTATCCGTTCGCGACGGCCCGA from Natrinema versiforme includes these protein-coding regions:
- a CDS encoding ATP-binding protein, which codes for MTGTEQHVVFVGDGATPPRDLERAAFDVAAPADRAAAIARLETAAVDCVVIDATDADRVGTVAAVRERAPAVPIIYVTAVPDGTAAAAATRAGATEYFVRGTDETLVDRIAAVSAGHGSATDTTERHEREAELLEATRALFSCESRAAVADIVVDAAERVLGFDMVTVRLHDPETEELALTAASDALNQLFDERERVEIRDSDMGEAFRRREPIIFADVRTGRADEYERLPEMMCVPIGDHGLLNVGSPVSDTFDDRHVRLARLLTASAAAALERTDRGEELRRHERVLETVEGMVYAVNGDARLTLVTDPLAERLGYDREELIGEPVPLIFEDDSYDRAVEHVEELLEEPQKESGAFEATYATADGEQFPVEIECSLLPRDADEIENETFRGAVSVVRDITRRKEREQYLQVLNRVLRHNLRNDLTVVIGYAELLRERLEDGDLTDAAGTLRETATDLARTSEKTRAIQDALDRDDDLRPVDVGAVAADAVAAVEDEAATVSVSTTGDCRAWADAGLGLVVDNLLENAVRHAGPAPTVEISADRERDRVRLSIADDGPGIPPAEIDVITGESDITQLTHSSGLGLWLVRWMVDSYGGSISFSASELGGSRVEIVLEAAPSEVADAVDAT
- a CDS encoding copper resistance protein CopD; amino-acid sequence: MVDVLAARTIHLVFAALWAGSVCFVAAVVIPLARDGAFNTTRPLEVISGKLTTVSRVSSLLLFLTGGHLAGRTYTTETLFGSTNGRLVIAMVALWLVLTALVEIGTKRFEAGLTGKKIREPARDALPVFRAAAVAALGLLVVAGLLSANVGRLL
- a CDS encoding metal-dependent hydrolase, translated to MMATTHVFTGLAVVAPVAYVVPEFAVALAVGAILGGLAPDFDLVFTHRRTLHFPVAGLAVAVPAVVIATIVPAALTVGVAAFAVTAWLHAASDSLGGGPEMDPWNERTERAVYDHVRGRWLRPRRLIRYDGAPEDAALGIALAIPALLVFDGWLTAAIVGGVVVSLVYALLRRRLVAWTPDWLE
- a CDS encoding deoxyuridine 5'-triphosphate nucleotidohydrolase, with protein sequence MFRSGAFVADHVSPTTDSQVQPNGVDLTADVVFEQLEPGRIGRDGKQIGDRVARPLEELEQKEPATYYLPEGAYIVRYGERIEIPEGHIGFVYPRSSLMRNSCMLNTAVWDAGYEGRGEGLLQVHHDIELERGARIAQLVFAEANHEDLYDGSYQGENVE